In Solanum lycopersicum chromosome 5, SLM_r2.1, the following are encoded in one genomic region:
- the LOC101248880 gene encoding MYB-like transcription factor EOBII, whose amino-acid sequence MRRWGIIEEEWRKGPWTVEEDKLLIDYVNLHGEGRWNCVARLAGLKRNGKSCRLRWVNYLRPDLKRGQITPYEERIILELHAIWGNRWSTIARNLPGRTDNEIKNYWRTHFKKKVKKTSTDNSEKTKRICLLKRHQFQQQQLSNSQIDLKRMMLLFEENENKVVSHVPKQDMTILYHNNTFHEQDQQGGLFGSMINGYANYVQVPEASSNEDIMWDIGLWNLDDYNVNL is encoded by the exons atgagaaggTGGGGAATTATTGAAGAAGAATGGAGAAAAGGTCCTTGGACAGTTGAAGAAGATAAATTGCTCATTGATTATGTCAATTTGCATGGTGAAGGCAGATGGAATTGTGTTGCTAGGCTTGCTG GATtgaaaagaaatggaaaaagTTGTAGATTGAGATGGGTGAATTACTTAAGGCCAGACCTTAAAAGAGGGCAAATTACTCCATATGAAGAAAGGATTATTCTTGAACTTCATGCTATATGGGGGAATAG ATGGTCAACGATTGCTAGAAACTTGCCAGGGAGAACTGACAACGAAATTAAGAATTATTGGAGGActcatttcaaaaagaaagtcAAGAAAACAAGTACTGATAATtctgaaaaaacaaaaagaatctGTCTTTTAAAAAGACATCAGTTTCAACAGCAACAATTATCGAATAGTCAAATCGACCTGAAAAGGATGATGTTACTGTTCGAGGAAAATGAGAATAAAGTTGTAAGTCATGTGCCAAAACAAGACATGACCATTTTGTACCATAACAACACATTTCATGAGCAAGATCAACAAGGTGGTTTGTTTGGTTCTATGATCAATGGATATGCTAATTATGTGCAAGTGCCTGAGGCCTCATCTAATGAAGACATCATGTGGGATATTGGCTTGTGGAATTTGGACGATTATAATGTCAATCTTTAA